One Psychrobacillus glaciei genomic region harbors:
- the trhA gene encoding PAQR family membrane homeostasis protein TrhA — MSNTHIFSKREEIANAIIHGIGALLSVTALVFLIVSSVTRGTVWHVVSFTLFGTTMLLLYISSTLVHGLPAGRAKDVFEIMDHSSIYFFIAGTYTPFLFLAVKGTLGWTLFGIVWGLAIAGTVFKAYFVKRFLHTSTLLYVLMGWLIVFAWNPLVMNLSTQGLVLLAVGGVLYTVGAVFYVWRGFTYHHAVWHIFVLAASVLHFFAVMTLLA, encoded by the coding sequence ATGAGCAACACGCATATATTTTCGAAGCGTGAAGAAATAGCAAATGCGATTATTCATGGCATTGGTGCTCTTTTAAGTGTGACGGCACTTGTCTTTTTAATTGTGTCATCTGTAACACGAGGAACTGTATGGCATGTCGTAAGTTTTACGTTGTTTGGGACAACCATGCTGCTTTTGTATATATCGTCCACGCTAGTCCATGGGCTTCCGGCGGGTAGAGCGAAGGATGTGTTTGAAATCATGGATCACTCCTCCATCTACTTTTTTATAGCCGGGACGTATACCCCTTTTTTATTTCTCGCAGTAAAAGGGACACTTGGTTGGACATTATTTGGGATTGTATGGGGGCTTGCAATTGCTGGTACGGTTTTTAAGGCTTACTTTGTGAAGCGTTTCTTACATACATCGACATTGTTATACGTATTGATGGGCTGGCTAATAGTGTTTGCATGGAATCCACTTGTGATGAATTTGTCTACACAGGGGTTGGTTTTGCTAGCAGTGGGCGGTGTTCTCTATACAGTTGGTGCGGTTTTTTATGTGTGGCGGGGCTTTACTTATCATCATGCAGTATGGCATATATTTGTGCTCGCAGCGTCCGTGCTACATTTCTTTGCAGTGATGACACTGTTGGCATAA
- a CDS encoding cold-shock protein — protein sequence MTQGTVKWFNAEKGFGFIEVEGGNDVFAHFSAIQGDGFKSLDEGQKVEFEVEEGNRGPQAVNITKL from the coding sequence ATGACACAAGGTACAGTAAAATGGTTTAACGCAGAAAAAGGTTTTGGATTTATCGAAGTAGAAGGCGGAAACGACGTATTCGCTCACTTCTCAGCTATTCAAGGTGACGGTTTCAAATCACTTGACGAAGGTCAAAAAGTTGAATTTGAAGTTGAAGAAGGTAACCGCGGACCACAAGCAGTTAACATTACAAAACTTTAA